Proteins from a single region of Maridesulfovibrio ferrireducens:
- a CDS encoding TetR/AcrR family transcriptional regulator, with translation MKGKNKKDAILYAAQETFGRYGYAGTTVKMISERAGVAFGLVSHYFGSKEELFLTAGIAMVEDLMEYLNAEISETTSGIDGVAAFMKSYLYYTLKHRNTFPILLRCSPFSDVQIDMDRTRIALKFQQLLNIIRECVNRGIEDGSIRELSIDDTTTIIYSNIVGTVRTRFLSPYDLPNLYEETTEFVTRSIRSR, from the coding sequence ATGAAAGGTAAAAACAAAAAAGATGCTATCCTTTACGCTGCTCAGGAAACCTTTGGGCGTTACGGATATGCAGGAACTACCGTTAAAATGATTTCTGAGCGGGCTGGCGTGGCATTCGGCCTTGTCTCGCATTACTTCGGATCAAAAGAAGAACTATTTCTTACCGCCGGTATTGCCATGGTAGAAGACCTCATGGAATATTTGAATGCAGAAATCAGTGAGACAACCTCAGGAATTGACGGGGTTGCAGCCTTCATGAAAAGTTACCTGTACTACACTTTGAAACATCGCAATACTTTTCCTATCCTGCTTCGTTGCTCCCCTTTCAGTGATGTGCAAATAGACATGGACCGGACCAGAATAGCTCTTAAATTCCAGCAGCTTCTAAATATTATCCGCGAATGTGTAAACCGGGGAATCGAAGACGGCTCCATTAGGGAACTATCCATCGACGATACCACCACTATCATTTATTCCAACATTGTCGGCACGGTCAGAACCAGATTCCTGTCTCCTTACGATCTGCCTAACTTGTACGAAGAAACAACTGAATTTGTTACCAGAAGTATCAGATCACGCTAA
- the buk gene encoding butyrate kinase, producing the protein MTQKILVINPGSTSTKVAIFCDNEVCFDAEVRHPRDIIDKYATVMDQKSFRTEQVLSLIDESLKEGQLDIVVGRGGLLRAIPGGPYLINDEMIADLESAKYGAHPCNLGAMIARDLAAKWGVPAMIMDPVVTDEMDPVAKITGFPEITRRSVFHALSQRGVARTVAAKLGIEYEKGKFIVAHLGGGVSIGAHRNGRVVDVVNALDGEGPFSPERSGSLPVLTVLELLASGKFSYDELRKKVTSGSGLLGLLGTNDLREVEARIIAGDEEARLVFDALAYNLSKYISSFVPVLMKEDSAKKPVTAIILTGGGAKSLRLVNAVEDMVGSIANVHVITGLEEMEVMGRGGLAVLRNELVPAEYFAAVSSEKTK; encoded by the coding sequence ATGACGCAAAAAATTCTTGTTATAAATCCAGGTTCAACCTCTACAAAGGTTGCTATTTTTTGTGACAATGAAGTTTGTTTTGATGCTGAAGTGCGGCATCCTCGAGATATTATTGATAAGTATGCAACAGTAATGGACCAGAAAAGTTTCCGCACTGAGCAGGTTTTATCTCTTATTGATGAGTCACTAAAAGAAGGACAGCTTGATATCGTCGTCGGTAGAGGCGGTTTGCTTAGAGCTATTCCTGGTGGGCCTTATTTAATAAATGATGAAATGATTGCTGATCTTGAAAGTGCAAAATACGGTGCTCACCCTTGCAATCTCGGTGCAATGATTGCCCGCGATTTGGCAGCAAAATGGGGCGTGCCTGCTATGATAATGGACCCGGTTGTTACAGACGAGATGGACCCGGTAGCTAAAATTACGGGTTTTCCGGAAATTACCCGCAGAAGTGTTTTCCATGCCCTCAGTCAAAGAGGTGTGGCCCGGACTGTTGCCGCCAAGCTCGGCATTGAATATGAAAAAGGGAAATTTATTGTGGCCCATTTAGGGGGCGGAGTTTCTATCGGAGCTCATAGAAACGGACGCGTTGTCGATGTGGTAAATGCTCTAGACGGAGAAGGTCCTTTCAGCCCCGAGAGATCTGGCAGTTTGCCTGTTTTGACCGTGCTTGAACTTCTTGCTTCAGGAAAATTTTCTTATGATGAATTGCGTAAAAAGGTTACTTCCGGTTCGGGACTTCTCGGGTTGCTGGGAACCAATGATCTGCGTGAAGTAGAAGCCCGTATTATTGCGGGAGATGAAGAAGCAAGGCTTGTTTTTGATGCACTGGCTTATAATCTTTCAAAATACATAAGCTCATTTGTTCCGGTTTTGATGAAAGAGGACTCGGCTAAAAAACCTGTGACTGCGATAATTCTTACAGGTGGAGGAGCCAAAAGTCTTCGGCTTGTTAATGCTGTTGAAGATATGGTCGGTTCTATTGCTAATGTGCATGTTATAACCGGATTGGAAGAGATGGAAGTTATGGGTCGCGGAGGGTTGGCTGTTCTTCGCAATGAACTTGTTCCTGCTGAATATTTCGCCGCCGTTTCTTCGGAAAAAACAAAGTAA
- a CDS encoding nickel/cobalt transporter translates to MKYKIIFFLLLPLILVTATTAFTPAAIAATNPFLTQKKDSVQSTSSKAEEAKKTSDSIKIKKDRSKSFYDSAMTKVILLQKDIRAKLTFFSRDIKRNSFGKSFWFFLLFSFAYGVVHAVGPGHGKSVVCAYFLSRRGTIYTAVFMSWVITLVHVGSATVAVCLAYLLLSSGMSGFENFNYHLQTASFALVLLIGLWMLFGVIGSFFKRNQENRSEPTKCASLKEITTVAFVTGLVPCPGAAIILVYTLSSGILWVGLTAMLFLATGMALTTSIFALTAAKARSVMDRAARGKKAQIFYTAISLSGSLIIISFGALMLSSHL, encoded by the coding sequence ATGAAATATAAAATAATTTTCTTTCTCTTACTGCCTCTGATACTCGTCACTGCCACAACTGCGTTTACCCCTGCGGCGATTGCTGCGACCAACCCTTTTCTCACTCAAAAAAAAGACTCTGTTCAGTCGACAAGTTCAAAGGCAGAAGAAGCAAAAAAAACCTCCGATTCCATCAAGATCAAAAAAGATCGCTCCAAAAGTTTTTACGACTCTGCCATGACAAAAGTAATCCTTTTGCAAAAGGACATACGAGCCAAACTGACTTTCTTTTCCCGTGACATTAAAAGAAATTCCTTTGGGAAATCCTTTTGGTTTTTTCTACTTTTTTCCTTTGCATACGGAGTTGTCCATGCAGTCGGCCCCGGACATGGTAAATCTGTGGTCTGCGCTTATTTCCTTTCACGCCGCGGGACAATATACACAGCAGTGTTCATGTCCTGGGTAATCACCCTCGTACATGTGGGATCTGCGACTGTGGCTGTCTGCCTTGCATATTTACTTCTCAGTAGCGGAATGTCCGGTTTTGAAAATTTCAACTATCACTTACAGACAGCAAGCTTTGCGCTGGTTTTACTCATCGGACTATGGATGTTGTTTGGAGTAATCGGATCCTTCTTCAAAAGAAATCAGGAAAACCGCTCCGAACCGACCAAGTGCGCTTCACTAAAAGAAATCACTACTGTTGCGTTTGTAACAGGACTTGTTCCGTGTCCCGGAGCTGCAATTATTCTTGTTTATACTCTATCCTCCGGAATTTTGTGGGTCGGATTGACTGCCATGCTTTTCCTTGCAACAGGAATGGCTTTGACTACCTCAATTTTTGCACTTACCGCCGCTAAAGCAAGATCCGTTATGGACCGTGCCGCAAGAGGTAAAAAGGCTCAAATATTCTACACAGCTATATCCCTTTCCGGCTCACTGATAATTATTTCCTTTGGAGCCCTCATGCTGAGTTCTCACCTCTAA
- a CDS encoding DUF1007 family protein: MTLFVPNQAIAHPHVFVDSSLTFEFDSLGLKGVRQKWWFDEMFASMILGEFDADHNNKLSKEEAKALKEGAFVNLKNFNYFTTILVDGQPYTITEATEFIPSIEGHTLVYNFFIPCNVKENDKKHTIVATNRDETLYTAFQIDPKNKIKNLPETLDAQLDFDIVEELTSPITQMAPEAAFLTFGPK, translated from the coding sequence TTGACCTTATTCGTCCCGAATCAGGCAATTGCGCACCCGCATGTTTTTGTGGACAGCTCTTTAACCTTTGAATTCGATTCACTTGGATTAAAAGGAGTCAGACAAAAATGGTGGTTCGATGAAATGTTTGCGTCCATGATCCTTGGAGAATTCGACGCCGACCACAATAATAAACTTTCCAAAGAAGAGGCAAAAGCCCTTAAAGAAGGTGCTTTTGTTAATCTCAAAAACTTCAATTACTTCACAACAATCCTAGTTGACGGACAGCCATATACGATTACAGAGGCAACCGAGTTTATTCCCTCGATTGAAGGACACACCCTTGTTTATAATTTTTTTATTCCCTGCAACGTTAAAGAAAATGATAAAAAACATACCATCGTAGCAACTAATCGCGATGAAACCCTTTATACTGCGTTTCAAATTGATCCGAAAAATAAAATCAAAAACCTCCCGGAGACACTGGACGCTCAACTGGACTTTGATATTGTCGAAGAACTTACATCTCCGATAACTCAAATGGCACCTGAAGCAGCCTTTCTTACCTTTGGCCCCAAATGA
- a CDS encoding TetR/AcrR family transcriptional regulator encodes MPFKLVPINTLTATRKKILHATYKCLAQTGFNKLTADEIALRSGISRKVIFHYYKGIENILSDLAESSFYWPSTEELLANTPDEFPDICPEKQVGAFFLSLRKELEERPETLRILAWEMLERSALSEELEDVRVRTALEFFEHLGPDVPDEVDLAAAVALLGGGISYLAIRSLNTKTYGGVSLQDEIGWERLEHAMHCMLKGLLFP; translated from the coding sequence ATGCCCTTTAAACTTGTTCCTATCAATACACTTACAGCTACACGCAAAAAAATTCTTCATGCAACATACAAATGTCTGGCGCAAACAGGATTCAACAAACTCACTGCCGATGAAATCGCATTGAGATCAGGCATTTCGAGAAAAGTTATTTTCCATTACTATAAAGGGATTGAAAATATTTTAAGCGACCTTGCCGAATCAAGTTTTTATTGGCCCAGCACAGAAGAACTTTTAGCGAATACCCCTGATGAATTCCCTGACATATGCCCGGAAAAGCAGGTCGGAGCCTTTTTTCTTTCACTTCGCAAAGAACTTGAAGAAAGACCTGAAACCCTAAGAATACTGGCTTGGGAAATGCTTGAACGCTCTGCCTTATCAGAAGAGCTTGAAGATGTAAGGGTTAGAACTGCATTGGAGTTCTTTGAGCATTTAGGACCGGACGTACCTGATGAAGTTGATCTCGCGGCAGCCGTCGCCCTGCTCGGGGGCGGAATTTCGTATCTTGCCATTCGCTCGCTTAATACCAAGACATACGGCGGAGTAAGCCTTCAGGACGAAATAGGCTGGGAAAGACTTGAGCATGCGATGCATTGCATGCTCAAGGGGTTACTTTTCCCGTAA
- a CDS encoding AAA family ATPase, producing the protein MIDLVGYEKVGPLFKEDELSLCRAVRDYDGSTVLIKYPTSKFPSHKLLSEIKNEYATSLEIGKQGAIYPIALHQTDNSLALILEDKGYSLLNNFIINTDIDLKLKILLAIKALTALNCVHSKGFLHRNVKPDCFAVSRDMHEVVMTGLQRCSRFPDSASGITIGLVSDNFLPYISPEQSGRISEESDHRSDFYSFGISLYELFTGSLPFSAEDASELIHCHLAQEPPVPDMINPEIPEQLSAVILKLLAKNPNDRYQSAHGIKQDLKICLKICEKSFLPEGFKAGDKDISDTFTLSRRLFGRKREKHLLLKAFKKSALGSCEVVMVKGEPGSGKTSLINDIHKQVDEARGEFISGKFDQFKRNIPYSALIQAFQKLIRKRLTNSTPVINAWGKCIIKVLGSNAGLITEVIPELELLIGPQPPPAKLPLTEARSRFNLVFKNFIKIFPNLDHPLVLFIDDLQWADASTTALITELIADKETTHLLFIGAYRDSQSLNSDVRDMLTGPPNIITIPLNRLKQQHVLGFISRTFRTERSRASELAKLIFNRTGGNPLFVREYIRNLYRAELIKFNYEKTRWDWDVKAIRKISMDGNIVELMAEKIKNLAPDDQKILKTASCIGGKFDMNTLIAVTDLSKEEIVSFLNIALRNGLLLSSEESPEGADLISSDLKWTPQLSFMHDRVQQAAYSMLTKQEKTALHLKIGRNMLRIFDDSKIEEIIFDVAMQFKESLSELTEEDERYQVSAIFRRAGKKAKRSSAFDLAANYFATGIQLLNQDCWIKNYALTFDMHLDWLECEYLNDGTKHAEEIFTTILEKAANKHDILKIKLTKIMRYTNQSRYQDAVKMALELLTLFSMNLPEHPGKFARISELLKTRTLLHNKSVEDLYNLPKMKDPEQLEIMKLLMHIITPAYMYNKQLVFFIVLKMLRLSLKYGNAPSSAFGYMFYAMFLAAKDFSFEKSKKYTQLAVGLNKQFGNNELDTKINMLRGCAHDHWHVPIAQNIRTLETAFQSGQLNGDATYGRYASYFAVYYKFLQGSSLSDVRTNADKYLNFLQNTPNQFTTGVLQLIKQMSKSFEGTTHTPGFLNDESFHEKELIGMAKNNGSEVIEYWAKISKIITLSFFGYNQQALEKIENIQKNIEKYLFGMLNVPIFHFFSVINMTALYNDSSVPKQKTFKKRIKNSLAKLKIWEQNCPENFSHLFLLASAEHHSLTGQSSSALRLYEEAIRTSIRNGFNNFAALSCELAAKFHFTIGSKRTGISLIDEACEHYKNWGASAKVNQLITDYHSLPEEFTPSLMETKSEQACCKTKSSYSLDLSAVMKASLAISGEIVLEQLLDKLMRIVIENAGAQKASLLLNNKNTLELVAHAEVSKHGISTQVKSTPKASSYCESIVNYVFRSKDNIVLRDASSQGPFIIDSYIIKHSPKSVLAMPIINQQVMRGVLYLENNLSPGVFTEERLEVLNLLCSQAAISIQNASLYSDLRESETQYRTLLESINVGVYRAEASLEGKLIRGNRALAKMFGYSDWDSFHMTPIKSLFIHQENHYSILNELLSGKSVRDKEVQMQKTDGTPIWVNITASLYLDENSKTKWMEGVIEDITEQKKTRELERAKVAADAANKAKSDFLASMSHEIRTPMNAILGMADLLWESRLSKAQKNYVKIFKNAGENLLLLINDILDLSKIEAGQITLEKIDFELEDIFEEIGSIFALRAQSKGIDLSWYIAPELPKIINGDPTRIRQVLVNLVGNALKFTDQGSVTYEASITETGMLKIIIKDTGIGIPDSKMNQIFDTFSQADSSTTRTFGGTGLGLSICMQMVKCMGGGLFVSSQKDQGSSFSFTMQLTFPQNQHKSLPLNGISILLIDKNYPSRKYLKNALTDLGASVSVAETMNQATTTAAELSLAKSSRKALIIGEPAWDANSFDVLRTLKKDLCKGWSLIMLIEAKPVPRATVRARQLGASYIHKPVSPRSIANEINESDSDKKIIEDLNDFDLNFENETNRTDSFREKEASILLIEDSEDNRRVVDLYLKESPYQITMTENGKEGLEKYILGNYDLVLMDIQMPVMDGYEATKAIRQFELDNKKKITPILALTANAFLEDAQKCINCGCTDHLAKPIKKKKLISILEDYLEK; encoded by the coding sequence ATGATTGATCTCGTCGGCTATGAAAAAGTCGGTCCCCTTTTTAAAGAAGATGAACTTTCCTTATGCAGAGCTGTGAGAGATTACGACGGATCTACTGTCCTTATCAAATATCCGACTTCAAAATTTCCCTCACACAAACTGCTATCTGAAATAAAAAATGAATATGCGACTTCACTGGAAATAGGAAAACAGGGAGCAATATATCCTATAGCTCTCCACCAGACAGATAATTCCCTAGCTCTCATCCTTGAAGACAAGGGCTACTCTTTACTTAATAATTTTATTATAAATACAGACATTGACCTTAAACTAAAAATCCTTCTCGCAATAAAAGCTCTGACAGCTTTAAATTGCGTCCACTCGAAAGGATTCCTGCATAGAAACGTTAAACCTGACTGTTTTGCGGTATCCCGTGACATGCATGAAGTTGTCATGACCGGCTTACAACGTTGCTCACGCTTCCCGGACAGCGCATCAGGGATAACTATAGGATTAGTTTCAGATAATTTTCTTCCGTATATTTCTCCGGAACAAAGCGGCAGAATAAGTGAAGAATCTGATCACAGATCGGACTTTTACTCTTTTGGAATTTCTCTTTATGAACTTTTCACAGGCTCACTTCCTTTTTCAGCAGAAGATGCATCGGAACTCATACATTGCCATCTTGCGCAGGAACCGCCTGTTCCTGACATGATAAACCCAGAAATACCGGAACAGCTTTCCGCTGTAATTTTAAAGCTTCTGGCGAAAAACCCGAATGATAGATATCAATCCGCCCACGGAATAAAACAAGATTTAAAAATCTGCTTAAAAATATGTGAAAAATCTTTTCTTCCTGAAGGATTCAAGGCTGGGGATAAAGACATCTCGGACACATTCACCCTTTCACGCAGACTGTTCGGAAGAAAAAGAGAAAAACACCTTCTTTTGAAAGCTTTCAAAAAATCAGCTCTGGGCAGTTGTGAAGTGGTCATGGTCAAGGGAGAACCTGGATCTGGAAAAACATCTCTCATCAATGATATTCACAAACAAGTCGACGAAGCTCGTGGAGAGTTCATTTCAGGTAAATTTGATCAATTCAAACGTAACATTCCGTACAGCGCGCTGATTCAGGCTTTTCAGAAATTAATCCGTAAGAGATTAACAAATTCAACCCCCGTAATAAATGCGTGGGGAAAATGCATTATCAAAGTACTGGGCTCAAATGCGGGACTCATTACCGAAGTCATCCCCGAGCTGGAATTGCTTATCGGGCCACAGCCGCCACCTGCAAAATTGCCCCTAACAGAGGCTCGCAGCCGATTTAACTTGGTTTTTAAAAATTTTATTAAAATTTTTCCAAATCTGGATCACCCTCTGGTTCTATTCATTGATGATCTACAATGGGCGGATGCTTCAACAACCGCCCTGATCACAGAACTGATTGCCGACAAAGAAACTACACACCTTTTGTTTATCGGGGCATACAGAGACAGCCAATCGTTGAACAGCGATGTCCGTGATATGCTTACGGGGCCCCCCAACATTATAACAATCCCTCTTAACAGGCTTAAACAACAACATGTTTTAGGCTTCATCAGCCGAACCTTTAGAACAGAACGGTCACGTGCCAGCGAACTTGCAAAACTGATATTCAACAGAACAGGTGGCAACCCTTTATTTGTACGCGAATATATTCGTAATCTTTACAGGGCTGAACTGATAAAATTCAACTATGAAAAAACCCGATGGGACTGGGATGTTAAAGCCATTCGCAAAATTTCCATGGATGGAAATATCGTTGAACTCATGGCCGAAAAAATCAAGAATCTCGCACCGGACGATCAAAAAATTTTAAAGACCGCTTCCTGCATAGGCGGTAAATTCGACATGAATACATTAATTGCGGTCACCGATCTTTCTAAAGAGGAAATCGTCTCTTTTTTAAATATCGCGCTCCGCAATGGATTGCTCCTTTCAAGCGAAGAGTCCCCTGAAGGTGCAGACCTTATCAGTTCTGATCTCAAATGGACTCCTCAACTCTCTTTCATGCATGACAGAGTCCAGCAGGCTGCATATTCCATGCTCACGAAACAAGAAAAAACTGCCCTGCATTTAAAAATCGGGCGCAACATGCTGCGAATTTTCGATGATTCAAAAATAGAAGAGATCATTTTCGATGTTGCAATGCAGTTCAAAGAAAGCCTTTCCGAATTAACAGAAGAAGATGAACGGTATCAAGTTTCAGCCATTTTTCGACGTGCGGGCAAAAAGGCTAAAAGAAGTTCTGCCTTTGATCTGGCTGCAAATTACTTTGCTACTGGAATTCAGTTACTCAATCAGGATTGCTGGATAAAAAACTACGCTCTGACTTTTGACATGCACCTTGACTGGCTGGAATGTGAATACCTGAACGACGGGACAAAACATGCTGAAGAGATTTTTACAACCATACTTGAAAAGGCTGCAAACAAACACGATATTTTAAAAATTAAGCTCACTAAAATAATGCGTTATACAAATCAGAGCAGGTATCAAGACGCAGTCAAAATGGCTCTTGAACTCCTGACATTGTTCAGCATGAACCTTCCTGAACATCCGGGTAAGTTTGCCCGGATCTCTGAACTGCTCAAAACAAGAACACTGCTTCATAACAAATCAGTCGAAGATCTTTATAATCTCCCTAAAATGAAAGATCCTGAACAACTGGAAATAATGAAGCTCTTAATGCACATAATTACTCCGGCATACATGTACAATAAACAGCTTGTGTTTTTCATTGTACTAAAAATGCTCCGGCTTTCTTTAAAATACGGCAACGCACCTTCATCTGCATTTGGATATATGTTTTATGCAATGTTTTTAGCGGCTAAAGATTTCTCCTTTGAAAAATCTAAAAAATATACACAACTCGCAGTCGGCTTAAACAAACAGTTTGGAAACAACGAACTGGACACAAAAATAAACATGCTTCGAGGATGTGCTCACGATCACTGGCACGTCCCGATAGCTCAAAATATCCGCACACTTGAAACAGCATTTCAATCCGGACAATTAAATGGAGATGCAACCTACGGAAGATATGCCAGCTACTTTGCAGTCTACTATAAATTTCTTCAAGGCTCCTCTCTGTCCGATGTAAGGACGAATGCTGATAAATACCTAAACTTTCTTCAGAACACCCCAAACCAATTCACAACAGGAGTTCTCCAGTTAATTAAGCAAATGTCCAAAAGCTTTGAAGGCACAACCCATACTCCCGGTTTTTTAAACGACGAATCTTTCCATGAAAAAGAACTAATCGGAATGGCCAAAAATAATGGATCTGAAGTAATTGAATACTGGGCCAAAATATCTAAAATTATCACCCTCTCTTTTTTCGGATACAATCAGCAAGCTCTTGAAAAAATTGAAAACATACAAAAAAACATTGAGAAATATTTGTTTGGAATGCTTAATGTTCCAATTTTTCATTTTTTCAGTGTCATCAATATGACCGCTCTCTACAACGACTCCTCAGTTCCCAAACAAAAAACATTCAAGAAACGCATAAAAAATTCACTGGCTAAACTTAAAATATGGGAACAAAATTGCCCTGAAAATTTCAGTCATCTTTTTCTTCTTGCAAGCGCTGAGCATCATTCACTAACAGGGCAATCAAGCTCTGCTCTGCGTCTTTACGAAGAGGCTATCCGCACAAGCATAAGGAACGGATTTAATAATTTTGCAGCCCTTTCATGTGAACTGGCCGCTAAATTTCATTTCACAATTGGCAGTAAGCGGACCGGGATATCTTTAATAGACGAAGCCTGCGAACACTATAAAAACTGGGGAGCCTCTGCAAAGGTTAACCAATTAATAACAGACTACCATTCACTGCCGGAAGAATTCACCCCTTCTCTCATGGAAACAAAGTCTGAACAGGCCTGTTGCAAGACAAAAAGCTCTTATTCTTTAGATCTTTCCGCTGTAATGAAGGCCTCTCTTGCTATTTCAGGAGAAATAGTCCTTGAACAATTGCTCGACAAGTTAATGCGCATTGTTATTGAAAACGCCGGAGCACAAAAAGCATCTCTTCTACTTAATAATAAAAACACGCTGGAACTGGTCGCTCATGCCGAAGTTTCCAAACACGGAATATCGACACAAGTAAAATCTACCCCTAAAGCAAGCTCATATTGCGAAAGCATTGTTAACTACGTTTTCCGATCAAAAGACAACATTGTTCTAAGAGACGCAAGTTCACAGGGCCCTTTTATCATCGACAGCTACATAATTAAACATTCTCCTAAATCTGTTTTGGCAATGCCGATCATTAATCAACAAGTTATGCGTGGAGTTTTGTATCTTGAGAACAATCTCAGCCCCGGGGTTTTCACCGAAGAACGGCTCGAAGTATTAAATCTGCTTTGTTCTCAAGCGGCCATATCAATCCAGAATGCAAGTCTATATTCAGATCTCAGAGAGTCTGAAACACAGTACCGCACACTATTGGAAAGTATTAACGTTGGAGTATACCGAGCTGAAGCCAGCCTTGAAGGCAAACTGATCAGAGGCAACCGGGCCTTAGCTAAAATGTTCGGCTATTCAGACTGGGACAGCTTCCACATGACCCCGATAAAATCTTTATTTATTCATCAAGAAAACCACTATTCAATTCTCAACGAACTGCTCAGTGGAAAGAGCGTGCGCGACAAAGAAGTGCAGATGCAAAAAACAGATGGAACTCCGATATGGGTAAATATAACGGCTTCATTATACTTGGACGAAAATTCAAAAACCAAATGGATGGAAGGGGTTATTGAAGACATTACCGAACAGAAAAAAACTCGAGAACTCGAGCGTGCAAAAGTTGCGGCAGACGCAGCAAATAAGGCTAAAAGTGATTTTCTCGCCAGCATGAGCCACGAAATAAGGACTCCTATGAATGCAATTCTCGGAATGGCTGATCTGCTATGGGAGTCAAGACTTAGCAAAGCTCAAAAAAACTACGTAAAGATATTCAAAAATGCAGGAGAGAACCTTCTTCTGCTCATAAACGACATTCTAGACCTTTCAAAGATCGAAGCAGGACAGATAACACTTGAAAAAATAGACTTCGAACTAGAAGACATTTTCGAGGAAATCGGCTCCATCTTCGCACTGAGAGCACAAAGCAAAGGTATTGACCTATCTTGGTATATTGCACCCGAATTGCCTAAAATAATTAACGGAGACCCCACCAGAATAAGACAGGTTCTCGTAAACCTTGTAGGGAATGCCCTTAAATTCACTGACCAAGGTTCAGTAACCTACGAAGCATCTATAACTGAAACAGGAATGCTCAAAATTATCATAAAGGATACGGGCATAGGCATCCCGGACTCAAAAATGAATCAGATTTTTGATACTTTTTCTCAGGCAGACTCCTCCACGACCAGAACGTTTGGAGGAACAGGACTTGGTTTATCAATCTGCATGCAAATGGTAAAATGTATGGGCGGAGGACTATTCGTCAGCAGTCAGAAAGACCAAGGTTCTTCCTTTTCTTTTACAATGCAGCTTACCTTTCCACAAAATCAACATAAATCACTCCCCTTGAACGGAATCTCAATTCTATTAATTGATAAAAATTATCCATCTCGAAAATATCTGAAAAACGCCCTAACAGATTTAGGTGCATCCGTTAGCGTTGCCGAAACAATGAATCAGGCAACAACAACGGCTGCGGAACTGTCTCTTGCAAAAAGCAGCCGTAAAGCTCTTATAATTGGAGAACCGGCATGGGATGCAAATAGTTTTGATGTCTTAAGAACACTGAAAAAAGATTTATGCAAAGGCTGGTCACTGATCATGCTAATTGAAGCCAAACCTGTGCCCAGAGCAACGGTAAGAGCCAGACAGCTCGGGGCTTCGTATATTCATAAACCCGTATCACCTAGAAGTATCGCAAATGAAATCAATGAATCAGATTCAGATAAAAAAATAATTGAAGACCTGAATGACTTTGATCTTAACTTTGAAAATGAAACAAATCGGACAGACTCCTTCAGGGAAAAGGAGGCTTCCATTCTTCTGATTGAAGATTCCGAAGACAATCGGAGGGTCGTGGATCTGTATCTGAAAGAAAGCCCCTACCAAATTACTATGACAGAAAACGGCAAGGAAGGACTGGAAAAATATATACTTGGAAACTACGATTTAGTTCTTATGGATATCCAGATGCCCGTAATGGACGGGTACGAAGCAACCAAAGCTATCAGGCAATTTGAACTGGATAACAAAAAAAAGATAACTCCAATTTTAGCATTAACCGCCAACGCTTTTCTGGAAGATGCCCAGAAATGTATAAATTGCGGATGTACAGATCACTTGGCAAAGCCGATAAAAAAGAAAAAATTAATTTCTATCCTCGAAGATTACCTCGAAAAATAA